The nucleotide window ATGTCTACCTGGCTCTGGATCATAACCTGGAAATAATCCCTGTCATTAATAAAATTGACTTGCCCGGCGCGGATCCGGAAAGGGTAAAGCGGGAAATTGAAGATGTGATTGGCATGGATACTTCTGAGTGTGTGCTGGCTTCCGCGAAAAGCGGGGAAGGTGTTAGAAATATTCTAGAGAAAATTGTGGCTAAAATACCTCCGCCTGGTGGTCTGAGTCAGGCCTCCTTAAAAGCGCTGGTTTTTGATTCACACTACGATCCGTATAAAGGGGTTATTGCCTATATCCGAATAATTGAAGGTTCTGTGTCAAAAGGCATGCAGATTAAGATGATGGCCACCGGCAAGGAATTTGAGGTGAGCGACGCGGGAATATTTCGCCCTACTCTCCTCTCAGTCGGTGAACTGCGCACCGGTGAAGTGGGTTTTATCGCCGCCGGCATAAAAAACGTCAAAGACTGCCAGGTGGGGGATACGGTCACAGACGCCCGGCGCCCGGCTGCGGTGCCGCTGCCCGGCTACCGCAAGGTTACCCCGATGGTTTACTGTGGCTTATATCCTGTAGATAATATACAGTATGATGATCTGAAAGACGCGCTGGAAAAGCTCAAACTAAACGACGCCTCCTTAATATATGAACCGGAGACTTCTGAGGCTTTGGGATTTGGCTTTCGCTGCGGCTTTCTGGGCCTGTTGCACATGGAGATTATTCAAGAACGGCTTGAGCGCGAGTACGACCTGAACTTGATCACCACTGCTCCGAACGTCGTCTATCAAATCACTACCACTGACGGGGAAGTAATTGAAATAGACAATCCGAGCAAACTGCCGCCGGCCGGCAAAGTGGAAATAATAGAGGAGCCCTTTGTCAAGGCGATTATCATGTGCCCGAAAGATTTTGTGGGCGCGGTGATGGAGTTGTGCCAGGAGCGTCGTGGTACCTTTGCCGATATGGAATATATGAGCGCCGGTAGGGTTATCCTGACATATAACCTGCCGCTCAGCGAGATTATCTTTGATTTCTTTGATCAACTCAAGTCGCGGACAAGAGGCTACGCCTCGCTGGATTACGAATTGTCCGGATATAAGGAATCCAATCTGGTTAAGCTGGATATCATGATCGCCGGTGAAGTGCTTGACGCGCTTTCAGTAATCATTCACCATGATAAGGCGTATTACCGGGGCCGCCAACTGGTGGAGAAACTGCGGGGGCTGATTCCGCGCCACCTCTTCGAAATCCCGATACAAGCCACCATCGGCAACCATATTATCGCCCGGGAAACAGTGAAGGCGGTGCGTAAAAATGTGCTGGCCAAGTGCTATGGCGGAGACATCACCCGCAAACGCAAGCTGCTGGAAAAACAAAAGGAAGGCAAAAAGCGGATGAAACAGGTTGGCAATGTTGAAATACCGCAGGAGGCATTTATGGCGGTATTGAGTATCGAGAATAAATAAAAGAGAAGGAGTCAGAATTCAGGAGTCAGGAGTCAGAATAAAAAAATGGTTTATTGCCTCGAATATTCTGAATTCTGACTACTGACTACTAAATAAATTGAGGTGTCCGGGCCATGACACTTGGTTTATATATCCACGTTCCATTTTGTGTTAGAAAGTGCCGTTATTGCGACTTTATCTCTTACCCTTATGAGGACGGAGCAGCCGGAATATACCTGGATTCCTTGTCTAAAGAGATAGAGATGTATGGTAACATTTTGCCGGAACGTGAGAAAGTCCTTGCCAGTGTTTTTATCGGTGGCGGAACACCTACCTGCCTGCCGGCTGAAAAGCTGGTTTTCATTTTGGAAACGGTACGTAAGGTTTTTTACTTGTTGCCAGAATGTGAGATAACTGTCGAGGCCAATCCCGGTACGGTTAACCAGGAGTCACTGGCATTGTTGCGGAAGAGCGGTGTAAACAGGCTCAGCTTGGGTGTGCAGGCTTTCCAGGACAGTATATTGTCTGTGCTGGGGCGCATCCATACAGCTGCCGAAGCTACCGGGGCTGTCCACGCAGCCAGGGAGGCCGGGTTTGAAAACCTGAATCTGGACTTGATCTACGGGATACCGGGTCAAACCGGAGAAGACTGGTTGGAATCACTAAATCAAGTCGCGAATCTGGATCCGGAACACATAGCGGTGTATGGACTTCAACTGGAGGCAGGAACACCTTTGGAACAGGCGGTGTCCTGCGGCGGGCTTAAACCTTGTTCTGAAGATCTGGATCTATTCATGTATCAAACGGCGATTGATTATTTAACCAGTCGGGGCTACGTACATTATGAGATTTCAAATTTTGCCCGGTCTGGACGTGAGTCGGTCCACAATCTTACTTACTGGCTAAATCAGGCCTACCTGGGATTTGGTCCGGCTGCGCATTCTTACCTGCGGAACGAACGTTTTGCCAACGAGTCTACTGTCAGTGGCTATGCCGGCAGTCTTGTACAGGGGAAATTGCCGGTCGCCTCGAGGGAGACCGGAACGATCAGGAATGAGATGGCAGAGACAATGTTTTTAGGCTTACGATTGCTTAGGGGAGTTGACCTTGAAGCTTTCTACCAGCGTTTTGGCCGGCGGGCAGAGGACATTTACCGGGCGGAAATAGCTTCTTTGCGGGAAGCCGGGCTGGTGGACCTCGCGGACGGATACCTACGCCTTACAGCAAAAGGCCTGCCTGTGGGAAATGAGGTTTTTCAGGAATTTGTATGCAACCAGTATTAGTAAAATATTTGCATACTTTTTTCCAATTCCTTGGGTGGGATACCAGGGGACGCTCTTTTTGCTTCCCGGTTGGGCTTTAAAACTATAATTTAATTAAATCCAGTAACCCAGGAATCTGCCATTATATTGCCTGTTAATAGTTGCCAAAAACGTTGAGAATCATTTATCATAAAAAGATTTCCGATCGGTTGATTCATCTCATCATGATTTGATAAACGCCGCTCTCACATCGTTCCCTTGCTTGTCTTGCCATCTATATTCACTCTTTCTAATTTTCTTTTATTATACCAAATAACTGCAAAGGAAGCAAAAAGAACGTCCCCTTGCTTACCAAGGAAGCAAAAAGAACGTCCCCTTGCTTACCCTTGCTTACCCTTGCTTACCAAGCCCTGTGGTCGACCCGGTAGGGTTATCCATAGGGCGGCACTGTCCATAACTCTTGAGCAGGTGACCCTCAACTGCACAATATTTGTGGCGTGCGACCATGCACAATGACAACGGTCAGCGTGTACAATCTCAGCGGTTAACATGCACGTTCTGTGACGGCGTATTCACCCAAGGTGATTCTACCTGCAAAAAACAACATAAAAATACGCCCTTCGGTCGTTTTGAAGTGGACGTGTTTTTTTTGATAGGAAAATGTATTAGTCAGTATTCAGTAGTGAAAATGACTGTAGACATTTTCATTATAGTTTGCACTCTATAGGGGCATGGGCGTTTGATGAGTACATTCAATATTACTTATGGCAGCGGCATGCGAAAAAGCTTTAATGAAGAGTATCAGGGGACTGAAAAATAATGCCGGAGTTATCACAACGCTGTAGTTCCTGAACCTGCTACGTGGTTTACTGAAATACTACACAGGAATATTATCACACACCACAATCGTCAATTTTCCAGGGTTCATTTTCTTTCTGTTTAATTAATATATATTTCCATATATCTTTTATGCTTTCATCTTGGTCTATCCCGTTTAGTTTACGCTTTAATTCGAAATCCACATCAAATATTATTACTTTATAGGGTTTGGTAATTGTGCCACGTCCATGAGTAAGATATTCTTCTTTAGGTATTTTTGAATTATTTAGCGAAATATCATTTATCCTCAAGTACTCGCATGCAGGAACTGATCCACAATTTATACGATTTTGTTCAAGAGTATTAACTTGAAATGGTGATAGATACCGCAGCTGTTCTTCATAATTATTGTCATTAACCGCTTTAAAGTAATTTTCTAATACCTGTTGGGCATCTGCTTGTTCCTGCTTATTATCGTAAATCCAATGTCCAGCTAATGCCAGAATAAGAATGAATACTATGAATATTATTGCCCATGCATATCGCATTCCAATCACCTCAATTTTAATAAAAAGCAAGCACAAACTACCTAATAATCACTAATACAGAATAAAAGAATAATAAGGGGGTAGGATTTCTACCCCCCAACAACATTAATTGTACCATCCATTAATGTGTAAGTACCTTCTTGTTTCACTGGTAAGATAATTATCCAGGTTGAGATCTTGCTGGTTTCTAGAATGACAGCAAATGAATATAAATCGATAATTGTTGTATGTGTATGCATTATTTATAAATGCACTATGATGCCAGCTACCATTACTAAATTGTACAATATCACCTGTACAAGCATTTTGCCGAGCAACTGAACTGGCAGATAATCCAACACCGCCATCATTAATGGCATAGTCCCACAATGGATCAACACCCGTCCAGGTTGGTGTTTTATTTGAAGTGCTATACCAGAACCATCTTTGATTATAACTGGGATCGCCAACTGTATCAAAAGGTATGCCACCCTTATAGAGGCA belongs to Pelotomaculum isophthalicicum JI and includes:
- the lepA gene encoding translation elongation factor 4, translating into MEWDQDRIRNFCIIAHIDHGKSTLADRLLEYTGALSEREMTNQVLDQMDLERERGITIKMQAVRLNYLAGDGREYQLNLIDTPGHVDFSYEVSRSLAACEGALLVVDAAQGIEAQTLANVYLALDHNLEIIPVINKIDLPGADPERVKREIEDVIGMDTSECVLASAKSGEGVRNILEKIVAKIPPPGGLSQASLKALVFDSHYDPYKGVIAYIRIIEGSVSKGMQIKMMATGKEFEVSDAGIFRPTLLSVGELRTGEVGFIAAGIKNVKDCQVGDTVTDARRPAAVPLPGYRKVTPMVYCGLYPVDNIQYDDLKDALEKLKLNDASLIYEPETSEALGFGFRCGFLGLLHMEIIQERLEREYDLNLITTAPNVVYQITTTDGEVIEIDNPSKLPPAGKVEIIEEPFVKAIIMCPKDFVGAVMELCQERRGTFADMEYMSAGRVILTYNLPLSEIIFDFFDQLKSRTRGYASLDYELSGYKESNLVKLDIMIAGEVLDALSVIIHHDKAYYRGRQLVEKLRGLIPRHLFEIPIQATIGNHIIARETVKAVRKNVLAKCYGGDITRKRKLLEKQKEGKKRMKQVGNVEIPQEAFMAVLSIENK
- the hemW gene encoding radical SAM family heme chaperone HemW, producing the protein MTLGLYIHVPFCVRKCRYCDFISYPYEDGAAGIYLDSLSKEIEMYGNILPEREKVLASVFIGGGTPTCLPAEKLVFILETVRKVFYLLPECEITVEANPGTVNQESLALLRKSGVNRLSLGVQAFQDSILSVLGRIHTAAEATGAVHAAREAGFENLNLDLIYGIPGQTGEDWLESLNQVANLDPEHIAVYGLQLEAGTPLEQAVSCGGLKPCSEDLDLFMYQTAIDYLTSRGYVHYEISNFARSGRESVHNLTYWLNQAYLGFGPAAHSYLRNERFANESTVSGYAGSLVQGKLPVASRETGTIRNEMAETMFLGLRLLRGVDLEAFYQRFGRRAEDIYRAEIASLREAGLVDLADGYLRLTAKGLPVGNEVFQEFVCNQY
- a CDS encoding DUF4829 domain-containing protein, which translates into the protein MLFIKIEVIGMRYAWAIIFIVFILILALAGHWIYDNKQEQADAQQVLENYFKAVNDNNYEEQLRYLSPFQVNTLEQNRINCGSVPACEYLRINDISLNNSKIPKEEYLTHGRGTITKPYKVIIFDVDFELKRKLNGIDQDESIKDIWKYILIKQKENEPWKIDDCGV